The Glycine soja cultivar W05 chromosome 15, ASM419377v2, whole genome shotgun sequence region ACACAAAAATTagtctttattttttgtgtatattttattgtttttgttcattttattattttgttaggtGGATTAATTTATTGAGATATCTGTGTGGGATTTTCCAGGCTTTTACAGAAGGTGGGATTTTGACTAGCAGGGTGTTTGGCTGTTGAGTTTATGGAGGGCCAAGTTCCTTGTTGAACAGTGTTTGTGTTGCCTTTATCTGCAGCTTTTAATTGAACCAATCCTACCCTCTTTGTTTCCATATGAAAAGATCGGTTTTTTGTGATTCCTCCGCTCATTGTTGTTGAAGGGTCTCGTGAAATCAATCTAGTTTTGAGACCTGTTTACTGGCAGAGGTGACGGAGTTTCAGTTTTGTAAGTGCATGATCATAATAATAAGGTttttatagaaaagaaaagttgagaATAAGATGGGGGAAGATGGTAATTCTTGGATTAGGAGGACAAATTTTTCACACACAGTGTGCCATCGTTTGGATCCTGCTAGATTAGGCTCTATTCCTATCAGTGTTCAGTCAGAGCAGAAATCAAGGCCTTCCTCAAAGGCTCAGAGACACCCTATGACATTCAAGCAGAGATCTTTGTCACCATTGCCTGAGACTTATCTTTCTGAGGCCTTCAGGGAAGCTAGACTTGAACAGAAGAGGTTCTCCACACCGAATCCCCGGAGGGAAAAGAGGATTATGGGGAAGTTGTTGAACAAGGATTCTCGGGAGACTAAGGAATCAAGTTCAAAGTCACCTTCGCGTAGTCCAAATAGGCAAGTGAAGTCAAAGAACCGCAAGGATTCAGCATGGACTAAGCTTTTGGACAATGGTGGAGGAAAGATTACTGCTGTGGAAACAGCTGAAGAGTGGAATGTTGACATGTCTCAGTTGTTTTTTGGCCTAAAGTTTGCTCATGGTGCACATAGTCGACTTTACCATGGTGTATATAAGGATGAGGCTGTTGCTGTTAAAATCATTATGGTACCCGAGGATGATGGAAATGGAGCTTTGGCTTCTCGATTAGAGAAACAGTTCATTAGAGAAGTCACCCTTTTATCTCGTCTTCACCATCAAAATGTTATAAAGGTGATAGCATTTTGCCTCTTATTTGTGTATATGCTGATTGCAAAGTATATATGCTAAGTCTGGATGCTGTCTTTTATGCCTTTTGAGTAAGGTTAGCGTATCTGTTGTATTGTTCTACTTATTGGATTGgatttaaaactttaaatcaTGTTGAAATATTAAGTTTTTAAAGTATGCATTCTACTTTATTCATCCTTTCCCATTTATTTTGGTCCAATTTTATATGatattaagaataatttatGAGGATGCTAATTCGGACATGGTTCCTTGTGTGTTTTGATCTGACAACAGTTCTCAGCAGCATGTAGAAAGCCACCGGTTTATTGTATTATCACAGAATATCTGGCGGAAGGATCCTTGAGGGCATATTTGCATAAATTGGAACACCAAACTATTTCTCTACAAAAGCTAATAGCTTTTGCTCTGGATATTGCTCGTGGAATGGAATATATACATTCTCAAGGTGTCATTCATCGAGACCTTAAACCAGAGAATATCCTTATCAACGAAGACAATCACCTTAAAATTGCCGATTTTGGCATTGCATGTGAGGAAGCATCTTGTGACTTATTGGCTGATGACCCTGGCACCTACCGTTGGATGGCACCTGAGATGATCAAAAGGAAATCCTATGGGAAAAAGGTTGATGTCTACAGTTTTGGGCTTATCTTATGGGAGATGTTGACTGGAACGATACCATATGAGGATATGAATCCAATACAGGCTGCTTTTGCAGTAGTAAATAAGGTATGTTCCGTTGTAATTTAAGTCGTGTAGATCTGTAATGCGAATATGTCTCTTTATTTGTCACTTCATTATTCATTGGCAGAACTCTTTTTAAAGGCCCTGTATTATCCTGGCCTTTAATGAATTGTTCTTTGTGCACACTGCCTTTGCATTTCTCTAATGCTTGCTAAAGGTTCAGATCCCCTTCACCCACTCCAAAGCCCACTTTGTCATCTATGGTTTCTCGTTGTTTTTTAGAGTTTGAGGTTGTTGCAGAcctttttgaatggccatcatgGAAGAGTAATGCAAACTAAGCTTCTTACAATTAGTCTTTCACTTTGCTTGAAGCTAGACAAGACATGCTCCGCCAATGATACTTTCGGAGAAAACTAAACTCAAATGCCACTGAATAAAATTCCCACAAGTTTATTCCCGTGTACACTACGGTTTATAGCAAAACCAAGTGTTTTGATAGCCGAGAGCATTTGGTTAAGAGACTCCTATGCTTAGAAAGCAAGAGTAGAGTAGTATAAATTTGATGAATGCATGACTTGTGTGTCCAGCTGATTCAAAAGAAAGTCAAATTGAAGTATAAATTTAATACATACATTAAAACATTTTGTATGCTAATAACTCCGCGAGTGATATAACATAATAGCTAGTAGATTAGTAAGAATAGAGCTTATTTATTTCATAGGATCAACAAATATGCAGATGATTGAGGAGAAGATTTTGCAGCAAACAGTTTAATTTCTTGTTGGTATTTTGATTTGCTTGAATCTAGAGTAAAGTGTAGTTGGCAGCCatcttttgtatattttttcttctctcttgttTTGAAACTCAAATGACAGAGATCACACATAAAGTACTTATAATTTGTTATGTGGTATTGTGTTTCTTCAGAATTCAAGACCGATTATTCCATCAAACTGCCCTCCTGCAATGCGAGCTCTAATTGAGCAATGTTGGAGCTTGCAACCAGACAAGAGGCCTGAGTTCTGGCAGGTTGTTAAGATATTAGAGCAATTTGAATCTTCACTTGCCAGTGATGGAACCCTGAGCCTGGTGCCAAATCCTTGTTGGGATCATAAGAAAGGGCTTCTTCATTGGATTCAAAAGCTTGGTCCCTTGCACCAAAATAGTGGCCCCGTGCCTAAACCCAAATTCACATGAATCTTTCAAGTGTCCTGGCTTTTATTGTAACACCAGGTCcattgtaattaaaaatgaaaggtTTGTTTTTTCAGGTTCTCTGGTTGTAGTCACTTTATGAAATTTCTATATTGATTTTTAGGCTTGCAAGTAAAGGTGAAAGCATCCTTTTTTTGCGCAGTGTGCATACAAAACTTATGAAACTCTGGCTTCATGTGTAGTTGGTTGTAGTTGACACTTCATCCCAAAATTTAAACACTCCTCTTCCACTTTACTCCttacaaatgaaaatttataattccGGTGAGTGCTGCTTCCAATAGGTAAAAACACAATGTAAAGGTTTTGTACATtgtcatttatataatattagatTTAAGTATGTTTTTAGTCttctttttaatccttaaaatttaaagttattttttttagttcttgaaatttataaaatattttttaaattcttttgtaCAGCATGAGTCAAATATAGAAtacaaaatttgtaatttgtgataattttttatcaccaaaatttaattttctattttatattttaaattatacttctggtagttaaaaaaatatcataatcaagtcactaaaaaaaattaaaaactcattaattattttaaaaattgttttaattttttattgatttgattttcaCAGTTTCAAATAATCTGaactttaaaatagaaaattaaattatgaccataaaaaatgtcaaaaattataaatattttatttggttCACACtcggaggaaaaaaaatattttgtgaattttataaactaaaaaaataactttaaatttaaagaactataaaaaaaaattcatatttgataaacaaattatatttaaacctataattaattatgtatagTAAAAAAGTTATCAATAGTTATCTTAAGACTAAAATATGTCTTTTATCACTTGGAATATaccaaaagtttatttttagaaaaaaattgtttgttttataaaattataatgggctattttttttatcggaaTAAGATTTGGGCTTTTCCGATCCTAAGTGGGatgttctttttaatttaaatttaaagatataATCAAGTCCCAcagattgttaaaaaaaaatacagacgGGCACCACGCACCACCATCTGCTCCGTAAACAGCACCCAATCCAGATCAAGAAATCCACTGCTCGTGGTAGATCCAGTGTTGGAACAACCAAATATGCGGTGTGGCTCTCCAGCAATCATGCTCCGTCGCGGTGGGACGGTTGACGGCGGCGTAGAGGGCGTGGGGTATGGTGGTTCAGGGGAAGGGTGTTGGGTGCGGATTCTTAATGGAagaacagagagagagagggaaaagAGCTGTAACACGTGTCCAAGTCTGATCGACTAATGGATCAGCCTAAGTGCACAGTTATCTTCACAGAGTAATTTTACATTAGCAATACATGTTTATTAGACTCTTTTTTATTGATTACATCAAGCACTCAAATAGTTTTTCTAATTCTACATTTAAAgtgtcaatttttatttttatttttttttactgatgtTCTGCAATTCGGTACCAGTGAGATGTTGCGTTCTTGATAGTACCTTCTTTTACCCCCATGCATCTTGCAAATGAAGTTCCCATCTTCAGAAGCTCGGGGCATTCTTTGGTTAAATTGAATGAATGGAGGGAAATATCGTTAGGTGATATGAAAGATGAGTTATAAATTTAAACtctacaattatatattttgttgaagTTCTAGAA contains the following coding sequences:
- the LOC114388073 gene encoding serine/threonine/tyrosine-protein kinase HT1-like, with amino-acid sequence MGEDGNSWIRRTNFSHTVCHRLDPARLGSIPISVQSEQKSRPSSKAQRHPMTFKQRSLSPLPETYLSEAFREARLEQKRFSTPNPRREKRIMGKLLNKDSRETKESSSKSPSRSPNRQVKSKNRKDSAWTKLLDNGGGKITAVETAEEWNVDMSQLFFGLKFAHGAHSRLYHGVYKDEAVAVKIIMVPEDDGNGALASRLEKQFIREVTLLSRLHHQNVIKFSAACRKPPVYCIITEYLAEGSLRAYLHKLEHQTISLQKLIAFALDIARGMEYIHSQGVIHRDLKPENILINEDNHLKIADFGIACEEASCDLLADDPGTYRWMAPEMIKRKSYGKKVDVYSFGLILWEMLTGTIPYEDMNPIQAAFAVVNKNSRPIIPSNCPPAMRALIEQCWSLQPDKRPEFWQVVKILEQFESSLASDGTLSLVPNPCWDHKKGLLHWIQKLGPLHQNSGPVPKPKFT